The Dreissena polymorpha isolate Duluth1 chromosome 2, UMN_Dpol_1.0, whole genome shotgun sequence nucleotide sequence ttgcctattttgtgttgttgtaacatattttatcaatatattacaataaaaaacatataaaagatcgtataatctcgctttaaaaatttgcatatttgaaaatatcCCCGTTGTTCTGTCAACATCTTATCAACAAGCATGTTTTGGCGTATCTTACGGCCATGTATAAGCGAAATCACGTGACGTGTGACTATATAACCAAAACCTTGCTGATTGCGTTCACACGTTGCTTTTTGCTGCATAATAAATGGACTGACAACTTATTTGAAATGAAGGCATTTCAGTTTAATGCGATTATGTTTTGGTTGCTGTTGATGCTACCAAAAGGTAAAtttgacttttaatttgtaaagaaGAAACATAAAATCAAACTTTTAACATGTTATTATGATCATTAAAAATACAAAGGTATTCAGAATAATATTAAGTTTTTGTAAAATagctcaaatattttttttaatccattatCAACTTAATTTCGTATAATATTATTTGATGCATTAAAGTTGAGGAAGATGTTATATAGGTAGCATCGGACTGAATTGTTTTTGTGAACATTCAAACGATGATTAATTCATGCTGTTGAAACATGATTATTACAACAACAATTTTAATCTATAACATTCAGCTTTCAAAAAGAACATTAAATTGAAGTACATGTCGTTAAAGTTAGTTAACTCACCTTTAAACTTTAAGGGTTCATATTATGGTTcgcatattaaaggggccttttcacgtttgggtaaattgacaaaattgaaaaaaaaattagttttagttatgataattgtgaggaaacagtaatactgaacatttaacatgctctaaaatatctattatatgcatcttttgacgatttaaaaacctgaaaattataaggcgttgttacgcgaaacgattgactaatttggagaattctgttgttgtcgttatatgttgtgatgctacgaggattgcctatataaagtataaaatacaatacgCATTGTATCAGTACGGATAGCcggtagacgtttactccaggactccaggggtcagtggttcgggcccagttgagggtttctgttttttgttttttaaattgtagccttgattttgtactggagctttttagatccaatgtttacatttatcaatataaagcatttaatgacaaacgtcaatacatgccaaaatctgtgaaaaggccccttaaatgcACATCTACTGAAATAATACTTTATACAATTGCCTTatctttataattaaacaagtatgcaatattTAACCGTTTTTTATGTTTGAAGGATTTAGACTTTAGGTACACAGGGACGGATATTATTATTAGTGTTCTATTAAAGCGTCGGCCACAAATATCCGCCTTGTTGGTGGCAGGACGCCGTACTCAGGCCGCTTGGAGGTGGAGCACGGTGGGCAGTGGGGAACAGTGTGTGACGACGAGTTCACAGTCACCAGCGCAAAGGTCGTCTGCAGGATGCTCGGATTTGAAGACACAGGGTTATTGATTTACCTCAAACGTGCTTTAattgcatacatgtattataacGCCAGATTTTAACATACTTTCAAATTGTAGTGGATGATTTTCATTTAATTCTCGTTGttaaatgcatatatttcttaGTTGTGTAAAGCCTTATAAAAATGATCGTTTTACCTTTGGGGCTTAAATGTACAGAAGGATTAGTTTTGTCGGGCATCTTGTGTTCTGCATGTACATGTTTGATTTAATACTGAGAACGAAATGATGGAAAACGCAATATTATAAGGAATTGAAAAAGTACTGTTCTATACTTTTTATGTCGTTAGAAAATGTTATTGATTTAATTCATTTGAGGCTACGCTTTCTTAAATCAACGCAcactgttttaaaataaaactaccaGATACAAGCATGACATTGCATAAGActtttaattacattaaaattataGCATTTTATTTGTCTTCAATCATTTAATATAGTGTCTCAGAAGTACTCTTGTCAAGCGTGTATGGCCCAGGCACTGGGATAAGATAGTCTTGCTAGATAGTCTTAACTGCAATGGTTACGAAGAAGACGTTGCAAACTGCTCGCATGATAGTTGGCAATCAACTGATTGTTCACACAAAGAGGACGTCGGCGTCAACTGCCGTATGTTTATATGTGTTGTATGTACCGCGAGACACTGCTTAAGTTACCTGTATTGCGGGAAAGTGTGAACGTTTCCCAAATAACTAATTAATAGCATATTTCATATACAACGTATTTCTTGATTGTACACATATATAACCACTATATGTGATACAAAAGAATTCCGTAAAACACGTTTAAAGGGATTCATGTATAAGCtgcatttgtgtttatttatgtgcAGTATAAAGTACGCGATTTTGAATAAGAGGaccattttaaagatatgatTCATATTCATTTCGGTAATAAGCAGATAAACTAGATAAAAACAACCTCACGTCCGATAGTAAAAATTTAATCATTACATCATGTTGAAATTGATTGCACATAGTGTTAGATTATGATTTAATCTTCAATTTGTTATCGCGGTTTATAGCacaacaaaatatgcatacaCCTATGTTAACTTTGTTatgcatgtatttaaatttacactTACAAGTTAAACTCATTTAGACACGAAAGTGCAATTGGCGACTGGTTCTGCCACACACGACGGCCAGGTGGAGGTGAACATCTCTGGGATCTGGGAACCAATATGTGCCGAGAACTTCACCTTATCCGAAGCCAAGGTCGTCTGCGGGATGATGGGATTCAGTTTCAAGTAGAAACAATGTTTACGTTTTGTAAATGTGCTTGCCCATAAGTTCAATTGATACATCTTGAGTTTTTATCGCAACGAAACAACAATTGCATATTAACATCAACATTTACATTAACTTGCAGTGGAGCACAGCTCACGTCATCACACTCCTACCGAAATACTTTCTCTCCGATATCCTACTCATGTCATGGAGCAGAAAAAGACATTTACTTGTGTGTGAGAAGGAATACTAGCACGTGCTTTTTATCCTCTGCGGCGTCCATTAACTGTCGTAAGTACAAGTTGTACAAAGTAATACAAAGTAGTCATTATGTGTGCCAAAGATAATTATGCAGACAGATGATTGTTGACGTACCCTATGTCTGTACACACAAACATGCAATTAGCGTTGCGAGGTATTAGGAAAAAATCAAACTCTTTTATCAGAGTGATAAATTACTCATTAATTTTAGATTCCGTTTTTCAGGAACTCCAATTTGGCTAGTGAACG carries:
- the LOC127870043 gene encoding neurotrypsin-like, giving the protein MALIEASATNIRLVGGRTPYSGRLEVEHGGQWGTVCDDEFTVTSAKVVCRMLGFEDTGHWDKIVLLDSLNCNGYEEDVANCSHDSWQSTDCSHKEDVGVNCHTKVQLATGSATHDGQVEVNISGIWEPICAENFTLSEAKVVCGMMGFSFNGAQLTSSHSYRNTFSPISYSCHGAEKDIYLCVRRNTSTCFLSSAASINCRTPIWLVNGTSSQSGRVEVEYRGRWGTICDDGFDDLEAKVICNMLGFSTN